From Nomascus leucogenys isolate Asia chromosome 15, Asia_NLE_v1, whole genome shotgun sequence, a single genomic window includes:
- the GLB1L2 gene encoding beta-galactosidase-1-like protein 2 isoform X3 yields MTTWSLRRRPGRTLGLLLLVVLGFLVLRRLDWSTLVPLWLRHRQLGLQAKGWNFMLEDSTFWIFGGSIHYFRVPREYWRDRLLKMKACGLNTLTTYVPWNLHEPERGKFDFSGNLDLEAFVLMAAEIGLWVILRPGPYICSELDLGGLPRKSSTQRGLLSVMLQ; encoded by the exons ATGACCACGTGGAGCCTCCGGCGGAGGCCGGGCCGCACGCTGGGACTCCTGCTGCTGGTCGTCTTGGGCTTCCTGGTGCTCCGCAG GTTGGACTGGAGTACCCTGGTCCCTCTGTGGCTCCGCCATCgacagctggggctgcaggccaAGGGCTGGAACTTCATGCTGGAGGATTCCACCTTCTGGATCTTCGGGGGCTCCATCCACTATTTCCGTGTGCCCAGGGAGTACTGGAGGGACCGCCTGCTGAAGATGAAGGCCTGTGGCTTGAACACCCTCACCAC CTATGTTCCGTGGAACCTGCATGAGCCAGAAAGAGGCAAATTTGACTTCTCTGGGAACCTGGACCTGGA GGCCTTCGTCCTGATGGCTGCAGAGATCGGGCTGTGGGTGATTCTGCGTCCAGGCCCCTACATCTGCAGTGAGCTGGACCTCGGGGGCTTGCCCAG GAAAAGCAGCACCCAGAGGGGATTGCTTTCAGTGATGCTGCAGTGA